A stretch of DNA from Maridesulfovibrio sp.:
TTTATTCCCCTCGACCAGCCTGAACTGCTGCTTGGTCTTGAAGACGGGATGGAAGTTTCCCTTAGTGACGGTATGCTTACTTTTATCGTCAAGGAAACCTGTGCCAAGGACCGGCTCTATAAGATTCAGTCCCAGAATGCGGGTATTCTTTCGTCGCGCAAGGGAATCACCTTTCCCGGCAAACACATAGCGCTTCCTGCTTTTACCGAAAAAGACAAGGTGGACCTGAGCGGATGCATTGATATCGGCGTTGACGCCATCGCCATGTCTTTTGTTCAGACAGCCAAAGACGTTGAAGATGTCCGCGTTGCCATGCAGACTCGCGGAGTCACGCTGCCGATTATCGCTAAGATTGAACGGCAGAACGCTGTTGATAACATAGATTCCATCCTCAAAGTTGCTGACGGAATAATGGTCGCCCGTGGTGATCTGGGCCTTGAATGCAAACTTTCCACTGTGCCGGTAATCCAGAAAAAATTAATCCGTGCCGCTCGTCATGCGCAGAAGCCTGTTATTGTGGCCACTCAGATGATGCTTTCCATGGTGAAAAACCCGATTCCTACACGGGCGGAAGCAAACGACGTTGCCAATGCGATAATGGACGGTGCGGATTGCTGCATGCTTTCCGAAGAAACAGCCATAGGCAACTATCCGGCCGAGGCAGTAGGGTACATCAAGGAAATTGCCGAGGGAACCGAGCAGTACTACCTTGAACGCATAAAGGGCCCCTACAAACCTAAAAAAGAAGTCAATCCGGTAAAATATCTCAGCTATTCAGCATGTCTTCTTGCCGAAAACATAAACAGTCCGGCTCTTTTGTGTCATTCCACAAGCGGTGCTTCCGCCAGACTTATCTGCAGCCGCAGGCCGGAACAGCCTGTTTACTGCCTGACTCCGGATAAAAGTGTTCCCGCCTATCTCAACTTTTTCTGGGGTGTGATCCCGGTCATGACCGATACAACCATTTCCAATCATCGAGACAGGCTGGTTAACTTTCTGGAAGCCGAAAAGGATTTTCCCAGAGGGAAAGGATACATTCTTGTTTCGGGGCAGCCCACTCCGGGGCAGACCGCTCCGCAGACCAACGAGGTTAAACTCTATTACAAGTAGAGAACGTTCGGATATGTAAGTCTGGACTTTCCGATTTAACTTAACAAGCTCAAACACCCGGAACTGAATGGTTTCGGGTGTTTTTTAATTTTCGGTAGTACGTATGCTGTTTTTGATCAGTCCGTGGAACGCTGAAGACCCGGAACTGAACTTCCAGCCCAGATGAGATCCGCATAGCGCGCATATTGCCACCTGCCAGGTGTGTCCGGCGAACCATGTGAATTCCGAAGAAGGATATCCGGTGGTCATGCAGCCAGGTGCATTTGAAAAGCATAGAATTTCGAACAGGTAGCCGTGCGGGTTGAAAAAAGAGTGTTCATGGCGGCCTTCGACTTCAATTCCGCTGGTCGGGTCGGTTATGGTCAGTCCGCAGTTTCGGCAGACAATTTTCTTTTTTCCTGCAGTTCTGTCCAAAGAACTTTTTTCAGCCGAGTCGGTTGAGTCGCTCTGACCAGGTGGCTGCTTTTTCAGCAGGTATTCTTCAGTTGGAATTGAAATGTTGTTCATGGCTGCGAGTATAGCGTGTATGCGGGGGCATGGGAAGCTTTAGCCGGAACTCTTGGCTAATACACAGGATTAGCCCGGAAAACAGAAAAGGCCGTCTTCATTGAAGACAGCCTGAATATTCTGGCTCCCCGGGAGGGACTTGAACCCCCAACCTAGTGATTAACAGTCACCCGCTCTGCCGATTGAGCCACCGAGGAATATTGGGTGTTGCGGGGTTTCCCCTTGCAACGAATGATGTATTTACGGATTTGCAGGAGGATTGTCAAACATTATTTGAAGTTGAGTTGCAATTTATGGATATTTTTTTGGATAAGTGTGAAATCAAAGCACCAGTACAGGTGTAAAACGGTATGCTGAACCGGCATGTTCATCTTCATGCGAAGGGCATGTCGGAAATGGTGCTGAGCGCAAGAAAAAAGGCCGTCCTCATTTGAAGACAGCCTGAATATTCTGGCTCCCCGGGAGGGACTTGAACCCCCAACCTAGTGATTAACAGTCACCCGCTCTGCCGATTGAGCCACCGAGGAATATTGGGTGTTGCGCGGTCTCCCGCAGCAACGAAGATGGTTTCTACGGATTTGACGCACGGTTGTCAAACGTTATCTGAATTTTAATGCAACTTTTTTTAATTTCAGGACTTATTCGGCACCGTATCGGCATGGAGCCGGCTTCTGACGATGTATATATTAATGTAGAGGCAACAGAAAAGGCCGTCCTCATTTGAAGACGGCCTGAATATTCTGGCTCCCCGGGAGGGACTTGAACCCCCAACCTAGTGATTAACAGTCACCCGCTCTGCCGATTGAGCCACCGAGGAATATTGTGGTGTTGCGCGGTCTCCCGCAGCAACGAAGATGGTTTCTACGGATTTGACGCACGGTTGTCAAACACTTTTTTTTAAAATATTAATATCGCCTATCAGGGGTTTAATATATGTACTTTCTTGACGACAAGGGGTAATTAGCTTAGGCAGTCAACGGATCTTGTGTTTATCTAGACTTTATTCGGTTATGGAGAATTAATAACTTGAGCGGCAAGAAGAAAAAGCAAATCAAGCTAGCAACCAAATCAGAGCACGTGGCGGATTTCATGCCCATGCTTGAGGCTCTGCAAGCTCAGAACGAACTCAATCAGGTTCTGAAGAATCGTGTGGAAAAAGCGTGCGGTCTTCTTGATGAAGGCGTACCACTTTACCCCAATACCTTCAGTAAAGATACAGACGTCTCGGAAATATGGGACGGTTACGACTCTCTCGGAGGAGAGGAACTCGAAGCCCTAGACAAGAAATTTAAGGTTGCAGGCAGGGTGATTACCCACAGGTCCTTCGGTAAAGTCGCATTCTTTCATCTTCAGGATCCTACCGGCAGAATCCAGGTCTACGTTGCTCGTGATGAGCTTGGCGCAGACCAGTATAAAATTTTTAAAAAATTTGACATCGGCGACATTGTCGGAGTTGAGGGCGAACTCTTCAGAACAAAGACTGACGAGTTGACTCTCAAGGCGGACACGGTAACCCTTATCACCAAATCCATGCGGCCTCTGCCTGAGAAGTATCACGGTCTTAAAGACGTGGAGACAAGATACAGGCAGCGTTATGTTGACCTCATTGTTACTCCTCGTGCACGTGAGATTTTTCAGAAACGCACACTCATAGTCCGGTCCATTCGCAATTATCTGGACAGCAAGGGGTTCATGGAAGTTGAAACCCCGATGATGCAGCCAATTCCGGGCGGTGCTGCGGCAAAGCCGTTTATCACCCATCACAATGCTCTTGATATGCGTCTTTACCTGCGCATTGCTCCGGAGCTTTATCTGAAACGGTTGCTTGTGGGCGGATTTGAAAGGGTTTACGAGATCAACCGCAACTTTCGTAACGAAGGTATTTCGGTCCGGCACAACCCTGAATTCACCATGCTTGAATTCTACTGGGCGTACGCAAACTTCGAAAATCTCATGGACCTTACCGAGGAAATGGTTTCCACGGTCTGCCGTGAGGTTAACGGGGATACGGTCATAGAATATCAGGGTGAGCGCATTGATCTTACTCCCGGAGCCTGGAAACGCGTCCCGTTTCATGAGTCTCTGGAGACGATCGGGGAGGTTTCTCCCGAAGTCTACAATGACTATGACAAGTGCAAGGAACTGGTTAAAAAGCTAGGCGAAAAGGCTGTCGAAGGCGAAAAGCTCGGCAAACTTCAGGCCAAACTTTTTGATCTGCTGGTTGAACCGAAACTCATTCAACCGCATTTTATTTACCACTATCCTACGGATATTTCTCCTCTTTCCAGAAGGAATGAAGAAAATCCGGATATTACAGACCGTTTTGAACTGTTCATATACGGTCGCGAACTGGCCAACGCATTTTCCGAACTCAACGATCCCGTTGATCAGAGGGTGCGCTTCATGGAGCAGGTAGCCGAAAAGGAAGCCGGCGACGATGAAGCCCACTGTATGGACGAGGACTATGTTCGTGCTCTTGAGTACGGCATGCCTCCTGCGGCAGGACAGGGTATTGGTATTGACCGTCTGGTCATGCTTTTGACCGACAGCCCCTCCATCAGAGAGGTCATCCTGTTTCCGCTCCTGAGAACCGAATCAGCCGGAAGCGCTAATTAATGAAGTTTGAACTCTTCGTCGCACTGAGATATCTGTTCACCCTTAGGAAAAATTCCTTTATTTCGGTGATTTCGCTTTTTGCGGTGTGCGGCGTG
This window harbors:
- the pyk gene encoding pyruvate kinase, which gives rise to MRTKVVATLGPASANRETITRMVQNGVRILRLNFSHSDADSFRPVIAMIRQVEEEMSIPLTVMGDLCGPKIRVGEVAGAPHEIDAYSDVYLGLPEEAANADDLPFIPLDQPELLLGLEDGMEVSLSDGMLTFIVKETCAKDRLYKIQSQNAGILSSRKGITFPGKHIALPAFTEKDKVDLSGCIDIGVDAIAMSFVQTAKDVEDVRVAMQTRGVTLPIIAKIERQNAVDNIDSILKVADGIMVARGDLGLECKLSTVPVIQKKLIRAARHAQKPVIVATQMMLSMVKNPIPTRAEANDVANAIMDGADCCMLSEETAIGNYPAEAVGYIKEIAEGTEQYYLERIKGPYKPKKEVNPVKYLSYSACLLAENINSPALLCHSTSGASARLICSRRPEQPVYCLTPDKSVPAYLNFFWGVIPVMTDTTISNHRDRLVNFLEAEKDFPRGKGYILVSGQPTPGQTAPQTNEVKLYYK
- a CDS encoding cereblon family protein, whose translation is MNNISIPTEEYLLKKQPPGQSDSTDSAEKSSLDRTAGKKKIVCRNCGLTITDPTSGIEVEGRHEHSFFNPHGYLFEILCFSNAPGCMTTGYPSSEFTWFAGHTWQVAICALCGSHLGWKFSSGSSAFHGLIKNSIRTTEN
- the lysS gene encoding lysine--tRNA ligase produces the protein MLEALQAQNELNQVLKNRVEKACGLLDEGVPLYPNTFSKDTDVSEIWDGYDSLGGEELEALDKKFKVAGRVITHRSFGKVAFFHLQDPTGRIQVYVARDELGADQYKIFKKFDIGDIVGVEGELFRTKTDELTLKADTVTLITKSMRPLPEKYHGLKDVETRYRQRYVDLIVTPRAREIFQKRTLIVRSIRNYLDSKGFMEVETPMMQPIPGGAAAKPFITHHNALDMRLYLRIAPELYLKRLLVGGFERVYEINRNFRNEGISVRHNPEFTMLEFYWAYANFENLMDLTEEMVSTVCREVNGDTVIEYQGERIDLTPGAWKRVPFHESLETIGEVSPEVYNDYDKCKELVKKLGEKAVEGEKLGKLQAKLFDLLVEPKLIQPHFIYHYPTDISPLSRRNEENPDITDRFELFIYGRELANAFSELNDPVDQRVRFMEQVAEKEAGDDEAHCMDEDYVRALEYGMPPAAGQGIGIDRLVMLLTDSPSIREVILFPLLRTESAGSAN